In Devosia sp. XK-2, one DNA window encodes the following:
- the serA gene encoding phosphoglycerate dehydrogenase: MPKVLVSDKLSPTAVQIFKDNGVEVDYLPDLGKDKDKLFEVIGQYDGLAIRSATKVTEKILSAATNLKVIGRAGIGVDNVDIPAATKKGIIVMNTPFGNSITTAEHAIAMMMALARQLPEADASTRASKWEKNRFMGVEVTHKTLGLIGAGNIGSIVADRAQGLKMKVIAYDPFLTPERAVELGVEKVELNDLLARADFITLHTPLIDATRNILNAETLAKTKKGVRIINCARGGLIDETALYEALKSGQVAGAALDVFLEEPAQDNPLFELPNVICTPHLGASTTEAQENVALQVAEQISAYLMTGEITNALNFPSISAEEAPIITPWVKLAEALGSFAGQLTETAISGIKLEFEGTPAGLNTRPMVAAAINGVLKPSLGDINMVSAPQIAKDRGIVVETTNRDQQGAYEGYIRLTVTTERQTRGVAGTLFANGKPRIIQVKDINMEAEITPHMLYVTNEDKPGHIGRLGTTLGALNINIANFNLGRAEVGGDAIALVSIDGTLDAAQLDQIAKLEGVKQAKALSF; this comes from the coding sequence ATGCCCAAAGTTCTCGTTTCCGACAAGCTGAGCCCCACCGCCGTCCAGATCTTCAAGGACAATGGCGTCGAGGTCGACTACCTGCCCGACCTCGGCAAGGACAAAGACAAGCTGTTCGAGGTCATCGGCCAATATGACGGCCTGGCCATCCGCTCGGCCACCAAGGTGACCGAAAAGATCCTCTCGGCCGCCACCAATCTCAAGGTCATCGGCCGGGCAGGCATCGGCGTCGACAATGTCGACATCCCCGCCGCCACCAAGAAGGGCATCATCGTGATGAACACGCCCTTCGGCAATTCCATCACCACCGCCGAGCATGCCATTGCCATGATGATGGCTTTGGCCCGCCAACTGCCTGAAGCCGATGCCTCGACCCGCGCTTCCAAGTGGGAAAAGAACCGCTTCATGGGCGTCGAGGTCACCCACAAGACCCTTGGTCTGATCGGCGCCGGCAATATCGGCTCGATCGTTGCCGACCGCGCCCAGGGCCTCAAGATGAAGGTCATTGCCTATGACCCCTTCCTGACCCCGGAACGCGCCGTGGAACTGGGCGTGGAAAAGGTCGAGCTCAACGACCTGCTGGCCCGGGCCGACTTCATTACCCTGCACACCCCGCTGATCGACGCCACTCGCAATATTCTCAATGCCGAAACCCTGGCAAAGACCAAAAAGGGCGTCCGCATCATCAATTGCGCCCGCGGCGGCCTGATCGACGAAACCGCGCTCTATGAGGCGCTGAAATCGGGCCAGGTGGCTGGCGCGGCGCTCGACGTCTTCCTTGAGGAGCCGGCGCAGGACAATCCACTGTTCGAATTGCCCAACGTCATCTGCACTCCCCATCTTGGCGCTTCGACCACCGAAGCCCAGGAAAACGTCGCCCTGCAGGTCGCCGAGCAGATTTCGGCCTACCTGATGACCGGCGAGATCACCAATGCGCTCAACTTCCCGTCCATCTCGGCCGAGGAAGCCCCGATCATCACCCCATGGGTCAAGCTCGCCGAGGCGCTGGGCTCCTTTGCTGGTCAGCTCACCGAGACGGCAATTTCGGGCATCAAGCTCGAATTCGAAGGCACCCCCGCCGGGCTCAATACCCGCCCGATGGTCGCCGCCGCCATCAATGGCGTGCTCAAGCCCTCGCTGGGCGACATCAACATGGTTTCGGCCCCCCAGATCGCCAAGGATCGCGGTATCGTGGTGGAAACCACCAATCGCGACCAGCAGGGCGCTTACGAGGGTTATATCCGCCTGACCGTGACCACCGAGCGCCAGACCCGCGGCGTTGCCGGCACGCTCTTCGCCAATGGCAAGCCGCGCATCATCCAGGTCAAGGACATCAACATGGAAGCGGAAATCACCCCGCACATGCTCTATGTTACCAATGAGGATAAGCCCGGCCATATCGGCCGCCTCGGCACCACTTTGGGTGCGCTCAATATCAATATCGCCAACTTCAACCTGGGCCGGGCCGAAGTGGGTGGCGACGCCATCGCGCTCGTCTCCATCGATGGGACGCTGGACGCAGCCCAGCTCGACCAGATCGCCAAGCTCGAAGGCGTCAAGCAGGCCAAGGCGCTCAGCTTCTGA
- a CDS encoding DUF6644 family protein, with product MDFSSFFYALQESALAQWVNTYGATYPIVESLHVIAIALVFGTILIVDLRLLGLASTNRPFTRVARDLLHLTWGGFALAIVTGVLLFLPNAASIYINVNFQVKMILLVLAGINMFIFELVTARSVGIWDTTISPPNAARIAGLLSIGFWMTIIVFGRLIGFTSVADDPFAFI from the coding sequence ATGGATTTCTCGAGCTTTTTCTATGCGCTGCAGGAGTCAGCTCTGGCTCAATGGGTTAACACGTACGGGGCCACATACCCGATCGTGGAAAGCCTGCACGTCATTGCCATCGCCCTGGTCTTCGGAACCATCCTGATCGTCGACCTGCGCCTATTGGGACTGGCATCGACCAACAGACCGTTCACCCGCGTCGCACGGGATCTGCTGCATCTGACCTGGGGCGGTTTCGCACTTGCCATCGTCACCGGTGTGCTACTGTTTCTGCCAAACGCCGCCAGCATCTACATCAACGTCAACTTTCAGGTGAAGATGATCCTGCTTGTTCTGGCCGGCATCAACATGTTCATCTTCGAACTTGTAACCGCCCGTAGTGTCGGCATCTGGGATACGACCATCTCCCCGCCCAACGCGGCCCGCATCGCGGGCCTCCTTTCGATCGGTTTCTGGATGACCATTATCGTCTTCGGTCGCCTTATCGGCTTCACGTCGGTGGCCGATGATCCTTTCGCCTTCATCTGA
- a CDS encoding adenylosuccinate synthase: MANVVVVGSQWGDEGKGKIVDWLSERADVVVRFHGGHNAGHTLVIDGVSYKLALLPSGLVQGKLSVIGNGVVVDPHHFVQEMEKLRGQGVNITPDVLRIAENAPLILSLHRELDGIREDANSGLKIGTTRRGIGPAYEDKVGRRAIRLVDLSEPDTLMPKIERLLTHHNALRRGMGLTEISADTIYAELTSISGEILPFMDQVWRVLDQKRREGARILFEGAQGALLDNDHGTYPFVTSSNTVAGQAAAGSGLGPTAIDYVLGITKAYTTRVGEGPFPCELDDDIGRHLAVVGREVGVNTGRPRRCGWFDAVLVRQTVKTSGITGIALTKLDVLDGLKEIKVCVGYELDGSRIDYLPASMGAQARVKPIYETLEGWSETTAGARSWAELPAQAVKYVRYIEELIGAPVALLSTSPERADTILVVDPFQD; this comes from the coding sequence ATGGCGAATGTGGTTGTCGTCGGCTCGCAATGGGGCGACGAGGGCAAGGGCAAGATCGTGGACTGGCTTTCGGAGCGCGCCGACGTCGTCGTGCGCTTCCATGGTGGCCACAATGCCGGCCACACGCTGGTTATCGATGGCGTCAGCTACAAGCTGGCGCTGCTGCCCTCAGGCCTGGTGCAGGGCAAGCTTTCGGTGATCGGCAATGGCGTGGTCGTGGACCCGCACCACTTTGTCCAGGAAATGGAAAAGCTGCGCGGCCAGGGCGTTAACATCACGCCCGACGTGCTGCGTATTGCTGAAAATGCACCACTGATTCTCTCGCTGCACCGCGAACTCGATGGTATTCGCGAGGATGCCAATTCGGGCCTCAAGATCGGCACCACCCGTCGCGGCATCGGTCCGGCCTATGAAGACAAAGTTGGCCGCCGGGCCATTCGTCTGGTCGATCTCTCCGAACCCGACACACTTATGCCCAAGATCGAGCGGCTTCTGACCCATCACAATGCGCTGCGGCGCGGCATGGGACTGACCGAAATTTCCGCCGACACGATTTACGCCGAGCTGACCTCCATTTCCGGTGAAATCCTACCCTTCATGGATCAGGTCTGGCGCGTCCTCGACCAGAAGCGCCGCGAAGGCGCGCGCATCCTGTTCGAAGGGGCACAGGGCGCCCTGCTCGACAATGATCACGGGACCTATCCCTTCGTGACCTCGTCCAACACCGTAGCCGGCCAGGCCGCCGCCGGGTCGGGCCTGGGGCCGACCGCGATCGACTATGTGCTGGGTATCACCAAGGCCTATACAACCCGCGTGGGCGAAGGCCCCTTCCCTTGCGAACTCGATGACGACATTGGCCGGCATCTGGCCGTTGTCGGCCGCGAGGTGGGCGTCAATACCGGCCGCCCGCGTCGCTGCGGCTGGTTCGACGCCGTCCTCGTGCGTCAGACCGTCAAGACCTCGGGCATTACCGGCATCGCCCTGACCAAGCTCGACGTGCTCGATGGTCTAAAGGAGATCAAGGTTTGTGTCGGCTACGAGCTGGACGGATCACGCATTGATTATTTGCCTGCCTCAATGGGGGCACAGGCCCGGGTTAAGCCGATCTATGAAACGCTCGAGGGTTGGTCGGAGACCACGGCGGGCGCCCGTAGCTGGGCCGAACTGCCGGCCCAGGCGGTCAAATATGTCCGCTATATCGAGGAGCTGATCGGCGCCCCGGTTGCCCTGTTATCCACCAGTCCGGAGCGCGCGGATACCATACTGGTGGTTGACCCATTCCAAGATTAA
- the irrA gene encoding iron response transcriptional regulator IrrA codes for MQTEITEAGMHDVAEPSRRACLAAILRMTGIRPTRQRLDLADRLIGRDRHVTAEALYLEASNAGQELSLATVYNTLRQFQSSGLVRELAFEGMRSVFDTDTSHHHHFYLTEEARIVDIPGEQPAIRDLPRVPNGYEVDRVEVVVRLRRCRA; via the coding sequence ATGCAGACAGAGATCACTGAGGCGGGGATGCATGATGTTGCTGAACCGAGCCGCCGCGCCTGCCTGGCCGCTATTCTGCGCATGACAGGAATCCGACCCACCCGGCAAAGGCTTGACCTGGCGGATCGGCTGATTGGTCGGGACCGTCATGTGACCGCAGAGGCGCTCTACCTGGAGGCGTCCAATGCGGGGCAAGAGCTTTCTCTGGCAACTGTTTACAACACTTTGCGCCAGTTCCAGAGCTCTGGCCTGGTCCGCGAGCTGGCGTTCGAGGGCATGAGAAGCGTCTTCGATACCGACACATCGCACCACCATCATTTCTACCTCACCGAGGAAGCGCGTATCGTCGATATTCCCGGCGAGCAGCCAGCCATTCGTGATCTGCCCCGCGTGCCCAACGGCTATGAAGTCGACAGGGTGGAAGTGGTGGTTCGATTGCGACGATGTAGGGCGTGA
- a CDS encoding DMT family transporter, with translation MTKPQQQQSSGIFARVLDQPYLLLVLAPLFWGGNVVAAKLTVGQIDPFLLLASRCVLATGFILPFAWPHLKGDWGVLRRHWPVLMAYGAVGYALFNGFLYLGLQTTTAVNSAIEQGSLPMLILGANFIIFRVRAKLIQIVGVLLAITGVVMTATHGDLARVLTLDINIGDGFVMLACLAYTAYTLALRFRPKMHILSFMAVSFSGAAITAVAMLAFSPGGLGQVASLGSAPPVVWAVIAYVAVFPSMFSQVAYARGVELVGANRAAPSHNLIPVFGTLGSVIILGERLEAYHFIAAGIILSGILLAEWAARRTK, from the coding sequence ATGACAAAGCCGCAACAACAGCAAAGTAGCGGCATTTTCGCCCGCGTTCTGGATCAACCCTATCTGCTTCTGGTTCTGGCTCCGCTTTTCTGGGGTGGCAATGTGGTCGCGGCCAAGCTGACCGTGGGGCAGATCGACCCGTTTTTACTGCTCGCCAGCCGCTGCGTTTTGGCCACTGGCTTCATTCTGCCCTTCGCCTGGCCCCACCTGAAAGGGGATTGGGGCGTGCTGCGCCGGCATTGGCCGGTGCTCATGGCCTATGGCGCGGTCGGCTATGCCTTGTTCAACGGCTTTCTCTATCTGGGTCTGCAAACCACCACAGCGGTCAATTCGGCCATTGAGCAGGGATCGCTGCCGATGCTGATCCTGGGCGCCAATTTCATCATCTTCCGGGTGCGGGCCAAGCTGATCCAGATCGTGGGCGTGCTGCTGGCCATTACCGGCGTGGTGATGACGGCAACCCATGGCGATCTGGCGCGCGTTCTGACGCTCGACATCAATATCGGCGATGGCTTCGTCATGCTCGCGTGCCTGGCCTATACCGCCTATACGCTGGCCCTGCGCTTCCGCCCCAAAATGCATATTCTGAGCTTCATGGCGGTCAGTTTTTCGGGCGCGGCGATCACGGCGGTCGCGATGTTGGCCTTTTCACCGGGTGGCCTGGGGCAGGTGGCCTCATTGGGGTCGGCGCCGCCTGTCGTGTGGGCCGTCATTGCCTATGTGGCGGTATTCCCGTCCATGTTCAGCCAGGTTGCCTATGCGCGCGGCGTCGAACTGGTCGGAGCCAATCGCGCAGCCCCCAGCCACAATCTCATTCCGGTCTTTGGCACATTGGGCTCGGTGATCATTCTGGGCGAGAGGCTGGAAGCCTATCACTTCATCGCCGCTGGCATCATCCTGAGCGGTATCCTGCTGGCCGAATGGGCTGCCCGGCGGACAAAATAA
- a CDS encoding AraC family transcriptional regulator, translating into MIQNVSMRLRPFEVEQTHGMLKLAGVRDKESSDGLNWRSLYLSSQTEAPFRGSFVAKDPLLVFHRRPIIGYLDLYRREQVHAPTGSVRFIAPGAPFEVELCEPTDTVHLYLRREVWDDVALDYSGASSSQVPFVSRLVESEQVLFALAGAALASMRAGVAEPSFTDHLAHSIAAHIMGTHLGVRSSRRPVGPGGTLSPEVVRAIDYINANLDRSIALQDMADAAYRSASHLARVFAAETGMPPHRYLINARLQRAQQLLSRTDQPIAQIAFDCGFSHQEHLTRTFRRLLNTTPAAYRRETGRIVSYPLPSPHRQT; encoded by the coding sequence ATGATCCAAAACGTCTCCATGCGGTTGCGACCTTTCGAGGTTGAGCAGACGCATGGAATGTTGAAGCTCGCCGGTGTCCGAGACAAAGAAAGCAGCGACGGGCTGAACTGGCGCTCTTTGTACCTGTCCTCACAGACCGAAGCGCCCTTCCGGGGCTCCTTTGTCGCCAAGGATCCCCTTCTGGTTTTTCACCGTCGTCCGATTATCGGCTATTTGGATCTGTACCGCCGCGAACAGGTTCACGCACCGACTGGGTCGGTGCGGTTCATTGCGCCGGGCGCGCCGTTCGAGGTAGAACTGTGTGAACCCACCGACACCGTGCACCTGTATCTCAGACGAGAGGTCTGGGATGACGTCGCATTGGACTATAGTGGGGCGTCGTCTTCGCAGGTTCCCTTCGTCTCTCGCCTTGTTGAATCCGAACAGGTTCTTTTTGCGCTTGCAGGCGCAGCGCTGGCATCCATGCGGGCGGGTGTTGCCGAACCGTCCTTCACGGACCACCTTGCCCACAGTATTGCCGCTCACATCATGGGCACTCATCTGGGCGTCCGGTCGAGCAGGCGGCCGGTCGGGCCCGGCGGCACGCTTTCACCCGAAGTGGTTCGGGCAATCGATTATATCAACGCCAATTTGGATCGCTCGATTGCGCTGCAGGATATGGCCGACGCCGCCTATCGCAGTGCCAGCCACCTCGCCCGAGTATTTGCAGCGGAAACCGGCATGCCGCCCCACCGCTACCTGATCAACGCCCGCCTCCAGCGTGCGCAACAACTGCTCTCGCGGACCGACCAGCCCATTGCGCAAATCGCCTTCGACTGTGGTTTCAGCCATCAGGAGCACCTTACGCGTACCTTCCGTCGCTTGCTGAACACGACGCCAGCGGCCTACCGGCGCGAGACCGGGCGCATCGTCTCCTACCCGTTGCCCTCGCCCCATCGGCAGACCTGA
- a CDS encoding ATP-binding cassette domain-containing protein has product MLRAADLTFAYPGQAIPYRFSLEAAPGEVTAISGVSGAGKSTLLDLLAGFVRPSSGALALDGVDLLPFPPETRPVSLLLQTDNLFEHLSAEENAALGLPRTVSKAEGREKVAAALAEVGLAGFGAKLASTLSGGQKQRVALARTLLRECPVLLLDEPFSALDDETRKTTRDLVGELTRRHGWHTVLVSHHADDIAALASRHYRIVEGMLERV; this is encoded by the coding sequence ATGCTCCGCGCCGCTGATCTGACCTTTGCCTATCCCGGTCAGGCAATCCCCTATCGCTTCAGCCTGGAGGCGGCGCCTGGTGAAGTCACGGCCATTTCGGGGGTGAGCGGGGCCGGCAAGTCGACATTGCTCGATCTTCTGGCAGGATTTGTACGTCCCTCCAGCGGTGCGCTTGCGCTTGATGGCGTCGATCTGCTCCCCTTCCCGCCGGAGACACGGCCTGTATCCCTCTTGCTGCAGACCGATAATCTCTTCGAGCATTTGAGTGCCGAGGAAAACGCGGCTCTGGGCCTGCCTCGCACCGTGTCGAAGGCCGAAGGGCGGGAAAAGGTGGCGGCGGCGCTGGCAGAGGTGGGGCTGGCCGGCTTTGGGGCCAAACTGGCCTCAACCCTGTCGGGCGGGCAGAAGCAGCGTGTGGCCCTGGCGCGAACCCTGTTGCGCGAGTGTCCGGTCCTGCTGCTGGACGAACCATTCTCGGCGCTTGACGATGAGACCCGCAAGACTACGCGGGATCTGGTGGGTGAATTGACGCGCCGCCATGGCTGGCACACGGTGCTGGTCAGCCATCATGCAGACGATATCGCCGCCTTGGCCAGCCGTCATTATCGTATTGTGGAAGGCATGCTGGAGCGCGTCTGA
- a CDS encoding phosphoserine transaminase: MADTPQTAPAVKPANPNFSSGPCSKRPGWTIEALAGALTGRSHRAKPAKARIQQAIDLTRDLLQVPDDYRIGIVPASDTGAVEMFLWSALGARGVDMLAWESFGAGWVTDVQKQLKLPDVRVLEAPYGELPDLNAVDFTRDVVFTWNGTTSGVRVPNADWIPADREGLTICDATSAAFAQNLDFAKLDVVTFSWQKALGGEAAHGVLILSPRAVERLETYKPDRPLPKIFRMTKGGKLIEGIFKAETINTVSMLCIEDAVDAMQWGVEIGGLQAMQARADANAKVLADWVAKTDWVDFLAKKADERSNTSVCLVIADPEVNALDADAKAAFAKAIVSRLDQEGVAYDIGGYRDAPTGLRIWTGSTVEAADLEKLTPWLDWAFAQEKAALKAAAA; this comes from the coding sequence ATGGCTGATACGCCCCAAACCGCACCGGCGGTCAAACCGGCTAATCCAAATTTCTCGTCGGGTCCCTGTTCCAAACGTCCGGGTTGGACGATTGAAGCGCTTGCCGGCGCGCTGACGGGCCGTTCGCACCGGGCCAAGCCCGCCAAGGCGCGCATTCAGCAGGCCATCGACCTGACCCGCGACCTCCTCCAGGTTCCCGATGACTACCGCATCGGCATCGTCCCTGCCTCTGATACCGGCGCCGTTGAAATGTTCCTCTGGAGCGCCCTTGGCGCTCGCGGCGTCGACATGCTGGCCTGGGAAAGCTTCGGTGCCGGCTGGGTCACCGACGTGCAGAAGCAATTGAAGCTCCCCGACGTCCGCGTGCTCGAAGCCCCCTATGGCGAACTGCCCGACCTCAATGCGGTCGACTTCACCCGCGACGTCGTCTTCACCTGGAACGGCACCACTTCGGGCGTGCGCGTGCCCAACGCCGACTGGATCCCGGCCGACCGCGAGGGCCTGACCATTTGCGATGCCACCTCGGCGGCCTTCGCGCAGAACCTCGACTTTGCCAAGCTCGATGTCGTCACCTTCTCCTGGCAGAAGGCGCTGGGCGGCGAAGCGGCCCATGGCGTACTGATCCTCTCGCCCCGCGCCGTCGAGCGGCTCGAAACCTACAAGCCCGACCGCCCGCTGCCGAAAATCTTCCGCATGACCAAGGGCGGCAAGCTGATCGAAGGCATCTTCAAGGCCGAGACCATCAACACCGTATCCATGCTCTGCATCGAAGACGCCGTCGATGCCATGCAATGGGGTGTTGAGATCGGCGGTTTGCAAGCTATGCAGGCCCGCGCCGACGCCAATGCCAAAGTGCTGGCTGACTGGGTGGCCAAGACCGATTGGGTCGACTTCCTCGCCAAGAAGGCTGACGAGCGCTCCAATACCTCGGTGTGTCTGGTGATCGCCGATCCTGAGGTCAACGCGCTCGACGCCGACGCCAAGGCCGCCTTTGCCAAGGCCATCGTGTCGCGGCTCGACCAGGAAGGCGTGGCCTATGACATTGGCGGCTATCGCGACGCCCCGACGGGTCTCCGCATCTGGACCGGCTCCACTGTCGAGGCCGCCGACCTCGAAAAGCTGACCCCGTGGCTGGACTGGGCCTTCGCCCAGGAAAAGGCCGCCCTCAAGGCTGCCGCTGCCTAA